From Pseudomonas hefeiensis, one genomic window encodes:
- a CDS encoding ABC transporter ATP-binding protein, with translation MAEIRLQNLAHSYTSTPAGPEDYAIREMNHIWEQGGAYALLGPSGCGKSTLLNIISGLLSPSEGQVMFDSKVVNDLTPERRNIAQVFQFPVVYDTMTVFDNLAFPLRNQGMAEAKIHTKVQEIAEVLDLQILLDKKARNLTADEKQKVSMGRGLVRDDVSAILFDEPLTVIDPHLKWKLRRKLKQIHEQFNITMVYVTHDQLEASTFADKIAVMYGGQIVQFGTPRELFERPSHTFVGYFIGSPGMNLIEVTAQTGGVGFASTHLPLSETLQRGIAQAEGKSLKVGIRPEFVHVWDGPYDDAMRADVVHVEDLGTYKILTLNLDGAPIKVRLAEDKPVPEGTAYISFPGQWLMVYADEYLLEPLSEVQP, from the coding sequence ATGGCTGAAATTCGTTTGCAGAACCTCGCCCACAGCTACACCAGCACCCCGGCGGGCCCTGAGGATTACGCGATCCGCGAGATGAACCACATCTGGGAACAGGGCGGCGCCTATGCGTTGCTCGGGCCATCGGGTTGTGGAAAATCCACCTTGCTCAATATCATTTCCGGACTGCTGAGCCCCTCCGAAGGCCAGGTGATGTTCGACAGTAAAGTCGTCAACGACCTGACCCCGGAGCGTCGCAACATTGCCCAGGTGTTCCAGTTCCCGGTGGTGTACGACACCATGACAGTGTTCGACAACCTGGCCTTCCCGCTGCGTAACCAGGGCATGGCCGAGGCGAAAATCCACACCAAGGTGCAGGAAATCGCCGAGGTCCTGGACCTGCAGATCCTGCTGGACAAAAAGGCCCGCAACCTCACCGCCGACGAAAAACAGAAAGTCTCCATGGGTCGCGGGCTGGTGCGCGACGATGTGTCGGCGATCCTCTTCGACGAGCCGCTGACGGTGATCGACCCGCACCTGAAATGGAAACTGCGGCGCAAGCTCAAGCAGATCCACGAGCAGTTCAACATCACCATGGTCTACGTCACTCACGACCAGTTGGAAGCTTCCACCTTCGCCGACAAGATCGCGGTGATGTATGGCGGTCAGATTGTGCAGTTCGGTACGCCCCGGGAGTTGTTCGAGCGTCCGAGCCACACCTTTGTCGGCTATTTCATCGGCAGCCCGGGGATGAACCTGATCGAGGTCACGGCACAAACCGGCGGCGTCGGTTTCGCTTCCACCCACTTGCCGTTGTCCGAAACGTTGCAACGCGGTATTGCCCAGGCCGAAGGCAAAAGCCTGAAGGTCGGTATTCGTCCTGAGTTCGTCCATGTCTGGGACGGGCCTTACGACGACGCGATGCGGGCCGATGTCGTCCACGTCGAAGACCTGGGCACCTACAAGATCCTCACCCTCAACCTCGATGGCGCGCCGATCAAGGTGCGTCTGGCCGAAGACAAACCGGTGCCCGA
- a CDS encoding ABC transporter ATP-binding protein codes for MSLTLEHICRTVEGQTWIDDANLSFEPGSFNVLLGRTLSGKTSLMRLMAGLDKPDSGRILMNGVDVTQRPVRLRNVSMVYQQFINYPTMTVFENIASPLRQAGVSNEVIQSKVLETAKMLRIEKFLQRYPLELSGGQQQRTAMARALVKDAELILFDEPLVNLDYKLREELRQEMRELFQARHTIAVYATTEPNEALALGGTTTILHEGRVIQSGKSASVYHQPQTVLAAELFSEPPINLMPGRIAGNEVSFANFVHFPLNVDLRPVGEGEFRFGVRPSHISLVPSNDDDLELAVTVEVAEISGSETFLHVRNEHFLLVLHLSGVHEYDVDEPIRIYIPTHKLFVFDAQGKLVQAPGQRIARVA; via the coding sequence ATGTCATTAACGCTTGAGCACATCTGTCGCACCGTCGAAGGCCAGACCTGGATCGACGATGCCAACCTGAGTTTCGAACCCGGATCCTTCAACGTTCTGCTGGGCCGCACGCTGTCCGGCAAGACCAGCCTCATGCGCCTGATGGCCGGTCTGGACAAGCCCGACAGCGGTCGCATCCTGATGAACGGCGTTGACGTCACCCAGCGCCCGGTGCGGCTGCGTAATGTGTCGATGGTTTATCAGCAGTTCATCAACTACCCGACCATGACCGTGTTCGAAAACATCGCCTCGCCGTTGCGCCAGGCCGGTGTGTCCAACGAGGTGATCCAGAGCAAGGTGCTGGAAACCGCGAAGATGCTGCGCATTGAGAAGTTCCTGCAGCGTTACCCGCTGGAGTTGTCAGGTGGCCAACAGCAGCGCACCGCCATGGCCCGGGCGCTGGTCAAGGACGCCGAACTGATCCTGTTCGACGAGCCCCTGGTGAACCTGGACTACAAGCTGCGTGAAGAACTTCGCCAGGAAATGCGCGAACTGTTCCAGGCCCGCCACACCATCGCCGTCTACGCCACCACCGAACCCAACGAGGCCTTGGCTTTGGGCGGCACCACGACGATTCTGCATGAGGGCCGGGTGATCCAGAGCGGCAAGTCGGCCTCGGTGTATCACCAGCCGCAAACCGTACTGGCCGCTGAGCTGTTCTCCGAGCCGCCGATCAATCTCATGCCGGGCCGTATCGCCGGCAATGAAGTGAGTTTTGCCAATTTCGTGCACTTTCCGCTGAACGTCGACCTGCGGCCGGTGGGCGAGGGTGAGTTCCGCTTCGGTGTGCGACCCAGCCATATTTCCCTGGTGCCGAGTAACGACGACGACCTGGAACTGGCGGTGACCGTCGAGGTGGCCGAGATCAGCGGTTCGGAGACATTCCTGCACGTGCGCAACGAGCATTTCCTGCTGGTGCTGCACTTGTCCGGCGTCCATGAATACGACGTGGATGAGCCGATCCGCATCTACATTCCGACCCACAAACTGTTTGTCTTCGATGCCCAGGGCAAGCTGGTCCAAGCCCCGGGCCAGCGTATTGCGAGGGTTGCCTGA
- a CDS encoding sigma-54-dependent Fis family transcriptional regulator, protein MAAPAPALSHDAIIQASWSRCRAFGLNHQSVPAFDQLPAEGIARLLESQHSLVQTTHQEVLPYYENILSNSNCLIMLADNQGQVLTSWGTQRFIEPKLAHGFSAGASWMERSSGTNAIGTALACEQAVHIEHDEHFLKANRFMTGSAAPIFDAERKVIAVLDVSSDSYLPPSHTLGMVKMMSQTVENRLILNLFRGEHFQLTFNTGLNNLDSQWAGLLIFDETGQVLSANRRADNLLGLRLSRVSIESLFKVSLLELQNQPDGLPFALQASGSNRFQCLLKRPQQVTVKARVFSEPAPSSAPAANVISLNTLHFGDSRVEKAVRQAERLLEKDIPLLIHGETGVGKEVFVKALHQASSRSKQPFIAVNCAAIPAELVESELFGYEKGAFTGANQKGSIGLIRKADRGTLFLDEIGDMPLPTQARLLRVLQERCVQPVGSAELFPVDIRIISATNRSLREQVQLGRFREDLYYRIGGLTLELPPLRERNDKQALFKRLWEHHREPTQWAGLSREVLDLFERHPWPGNLRQVSSVLQVALAMAEEQPIRAEHLPDDFFIDLEMEPVETPEPLTVDLNDVENLNRQLQAVGGNISHLARRLGVSRNTLYKRLRQLEN, encoded by the coding sequence ATGGCCGCACCTGCTCCAGCCTTGTCCCACGATGCCATCATCCAGGCGTCCTGGTCCCGCTGCCGCGCCTTTGGCCTGAATCACCAGAGTGTGCCTGCCTTCGATCAATTGCCCGCCGAAGGCATTGCCCGGTTGCTGGAAAGCCAGCATTCGCTGGTGCAGACCACCCACCAGGAAGTCCTGCCGTATTACGAGAACATCCTGAGCAACTCCAATTGCCTGATCATGCTGGCCGACAACCAGGGCCAAGTGCTGACCTCGTGGGGCACCCAACGCTTCATCGAACCGAAACTGGCCCATGGCTTCAGCGCCGGGGCGAGCTGGATGGAGCGCAGCAGCGGCACCAACGCCATCGGCACCGCCCTGGCCTGTGAACAGGCGGTACACATTGAACACGATGAACACTTCCTCAAGGCCAACCGTTTCATGACCGGCTCCGCCGCGCCGATCTTCGACGCCGAGCGCAAGGTCATTGCCGTGCTGGACGTTTCCAGCGACAGCTACCTGCCGCCGTCCCACACCCTGGGCATGGTCAAGATGATGAGCCAGACCGTGGAAAACCGGCTGATCCTCAACCTGTTTCGCGGTGAACATTTCCAGCTGACCTTCAACACCGGATTAAACAACCTCGACAGCCAGTGGGCCGGACTGCTGATTTTCGATGAAACCGGCCAGGTGCTTTCCGCCAACCGCCGCGCCGACAATCTGCTGGGCCTGCGCCTGTCGCGGGTGAGCATCGAAAGCCTGTTCAAGGTTTCGCTGTTGGAGCTGCAGAACCAGCCCGACGGCCTGCCGTTCGCCCTGCAAGCGTCGGGGAGCAATCGTTTCCAGTGCTTGCTCAAACGCCCGCAACAGGTGACGGTCAAGGCCCGGGTCTTCAGCGAGCCAGCGCCCTCGTCCGCCCCCGCCGCAAACGTGATCAGCCTCAATACCCTGCACTTCGGTGACAGCCGCGTGGAAAAAGCCGTACGCCAGGCCGAGCGCTTGCTGGAGAAGGACATTCCACTGCTGATCCACGGCGAAACCGGGGTCGGCAAGGAAGTGTTCGTCAAAGCCCTTCACCAGGCCAGCTCCCGCAGCAAGCAGCCGTTCATTGCGGTCAACTGCGCGGCAATCCCCGCCGAGCTGGTGGAATCGGAACTGTTCGGTTACGAAAAAGGCGCCTTCACCGGCGCCAATCAAAAAGGCAGCATCGGCCTGATCCGCAAGGCCGACCGCGGCACCCTGTTCCTCGATGAGATCGGTGACATGCCCCTCCCGACTCAGGCCCGATTGCTGCGGGTATTGCAGGAGCGTTGCGTGCAACCGGTGGGCAGCGCCGAGCTATTCCCGGTGGACATTCGCATCATCTCCGCCACCAACCGCTCGTTGCGCGAACAGGTGCAGCTGGGCCGGTTCCGTGAAGACCTGTACTACCGCATCGGCGGCCTGACCCTGGAGCTGCCGCCCCTACGCGAACGCAATGACAAACAGGCCCTGTTCAAACGTCTTTGGGAACACCACCGCGAACCCACACAATGGGCCGGCCTGAGCCGCGAAGTGCTGGATCTGTTCGAACGCCATCCGTGGCCAGGCAACCTGCGCCAGGTCAGCAGCGTGCTGCAAGTCGCCCTGGCAATGGCCGAAGAGCAGCCGATCCGCGCGGAACATCTGCCGGACGACTTCTTTATTGATCTTGAGATGGAACCGGTGGAAACACCGGAGCCGCTGACGGTCGACCTGAACGATGTCGAGAATCTGAACCGCCAGTTGCAGGCGGTAGGCGGGAACATTTCGCACCTGGCGCGGCGGCTGGGGGTCAGCCGCAACACCTTGTACAAACGTCTGCGGCAACTTGAAAACTGA
- a CDS encoding anti-virulence regulator CigR family protein: MFKSRSLIVAVTCFALVAGATAVVANPGNDKGNAKFDQGQGQGSKGGQGNKGGQGNPGNNQGGKGNQGGKGNPSGGGGDWHNGPSIDRGGVLGLISGHRDYWSPGPPLPPGIQKNLARGKPLPPGIAKKLDGRLLGRLPHYDGYEWQQVGTDLILVAIATGIIYEVLNGAFD, from the coding sequence ATGTTCAAATCGCGCTCGTTGATTGTTGCGGTTACCTGCTTCGCCCTCGTGGCGGGTGCTACCGCTGTAGTGGCAAACCCGGGTAACGACAAGGGGAACGCCAAGTTCGATCAAGGTCAGGGGCAAGGGAGCAAAGGCGGGCAGGGCAACAAGGGCGGTCAAGGCAACCCAGGAAACAATCAGGGCGGCAAAGGCAACCAGGGCGGCAAGGGCAACCCATCCGGTGGTGGCGGCGATTGGCACAACGGCCCCAGCATCGACCGTGGCGGCGTTCTTGGTCTGATCAGCGGCCACCGTGATTATTGGAGCCCCGGTCCGCCACTGCCACCGGGTATCCAGAAAAACCTCGCCCGAGGCAAACCGCTGCCACCGGGCATCGCCAAGAAGCTGGACGGGCGTTTGCTGGGGCGCTTGCCGCACTATGACGGTTATGAATGGCAGCAGGTGGGTACGGACCTGATTCTGGTGGCGATTGCCACCGGCATCATTTATGAAGTGCTCAACGGTGCGTTTGACTAA
- a CDS encoding MFS transporter — protein sequence MRKDYLAFFISMFLSRLADQILLFIVPLIVFQTTHSVSWAGLAFFVESLPRFLSFPICGALCDKFSPIRILHISQVYRAVICIAAVVLFMIFGGIYWIVALSAVCGVLTTQGIMAREVVMPYIFKHYTYTKTLSYSQIADQTGLVLGPLIAALMLEVWAWHWVVLAIAGLFLLADLAMLFWQRASAVTLETFEQHHDVWLNPLRIAFGHIRNLAELKKIIGLAVGVNLIIGVTLATSAAMVIGEYSAGKDYYAWLQAAGAVTTILILFFLARVTLPLRVLGSLSYTLIAAGAFITAFSPTLWGYLVGFLLIVGFDKMFNVYMRSIRQQVIPAKDFGKTVGVITLLNNLSQPFAGLLIALLAAPVGTQQVILLLALATSLIGITVVVVFSKTAGLPEGYGADTDG from the coding sequence ATGCGCAAGGATTACCTGGCCTTTTTCATTTCAATGTTCCTCTCACGGCTGGCCGACCAGATATTACTGTTCATCGTCCCGTTGATTGTTTTCCAAACCACCCACAGTGTCTCCTGGGCGGGCCTGGCTTTCTTCGTCGAATCCCTGCCGCGCTTTCTGTCGTTCCCGATCTGCGGCGCGCTGTGCGACAAGTTTTCGCCCATTAGAATCCTGCACATCAGCCAGGTTTATCGCGCCGTGATATGCATTGCCGCCGTGGTGCTCTTCATGATTTTCGGCGGCATCTATTGGATCGTCGCCCTCTCGGCGGTCTGCGGCGTACTGACCACCCAAGGCATCATGGCGCGTGAAGTGGTGATGCCTTACATCTTCAAGCACTACACCTACACCAAGACCTTGTCGTACTCGCAGATCGCCGACCAGACCGGGCTGGTGCTGGGCCCGTTGATCGCCGCGCTGATGCTGGAGGTCTGGGCCTGGCACTGGGTGGTGCTGGCAATTGCCGGGCTATTCCTGCTGGCGGACCTGGCCATGCTGTTCTGGCAGCGCGCCAGTGCGGTGACGCTTGAGACCTTCGAACAACATCACGACGTCTGGCTGAACCCGCTGCGCATTGCCTTCGGTCACATCCGCAACCTGGCCGAGCTGAAAAAAATCATTGGCCTGGCCGTGGGTGTCAACCTGATCATCGGCGTCACCCTCGCCACCTCGGCGGCCATGGTGATTGGCGAGTACAGCGCCGGTAAGGACTACTACGCCTGGTTGCAGGCGGCCGGCGCCGTAACCACCATCCTCATTTTGTTCTTCCTGGCGCGGGTGACCTTGCCCTTGAGGGTCCTGGGCAGCCTGTCCTACACGCTGATCGCCGCCGGCGCCTTCATCACCGCGTTCAGCCCGACGCTGTGGGGCTACCTCGTCGGATTTTTGCTGATCGTCGGCTTCGACAAGATGTTCAACGTCTACATGCGCAGCATTCGCCAGCAGGTCATTCCAGCCAAGGATTTTGGCAAGACCGTGGGTGTCATTACCCTGCTCAATAACCTGTCACAACCCTTCGCGGGGCTGCTGATAGCGCTGCTGGCAGCGCCTGTCGGAACGCAGCAGGTGATCCTGCTGCTGGCGCTTGCCACCAGTCTGATCGGCATCACCGTGGTCGTGGTCTTTAGCAAGACGGCAGGCCTGCCGGAAGGCTATGGCGCCGATACAGACGGTTGA
- a CDS encoding AzlD family protein, with protein sequence MNIDTADHGTLIIILIMAIVTLATRWGGVFVMSFVPINYRVQQFITAMSGSVLVAVLAPLAIEGDNGARLALLTTAIIMVIVKKPLPAIAAGILAAALVRQF encoded by the coding sequence ATGAATATCGACACGGCGGACCATGGCACCCTGATCATCATCCTGATCATGGCCATCGTGACGTTGGCGACCCGCTGGGGCGGTGTTTTCGTGATGTCGTTCGTGCCGATCAACTATCGGGTCCAGCAATTCATTACGGCGATGTCCGGCTCGGTATTAGTGGCGGTGCTTGCCCCGTTGGCGATCGAGGGTGACAACGGCGCACGCCTGGCTTTGCTGACCACCGCAATCATCATGGTGATAGTGAAGAAACCTCTGCCGGCGATTGCGGCCGGGATACTTGCAGCCGCGTTAGTCAGGCAGTTCTGA
- a CDS encoding AzlC family ABC transporter permease → MSNVESRLHELKLNHIYDGFKQLLPISLFVVVFGVAFGLAAAQSGLSDVSAVLMSTLVFAGASQFAALDLWGQQVPVVPLMITVFAINARHLLMGATLYPWLRELPVAKRYGVMLVVSDANWAMAMQAFSRGKPGLGLLFGGGIALWVAWILGSWLGLHFGSAIEDPVSFGLDMVMGCFLLAMVVGGKKNLRMLIIWTVAACSSLLAYWYLPANSHVVVGALAGGILGALWMEKKQ, encoded by the coding sequence TTGTCGAACGTAGAATCCCGCCTGCATGAACTAAAGCTCAATCACATCTACGACGGCTTCAAACAGCTACTCCCCATTTCTCTGTTCGTCGTTGTATTTGGCGTCGCCTTTGGCCTGGCTGCAGCGCAGTCAGGGCTGAGTGATGTTTCAGCCGTGCTCATGAGCACGCTGGTATTCGCCGGCGCTTCTCAATTTGCCGCGCTGGATCTATGGGGCCAACAGGTCCCGGTTGTTCCGTTGATGATCACCGTCTTTGCCATCAACGCCCGACACCTGTTGATGGGCGCCACGCTCTACCCGTGGCTACGGGAGCTGCCGGTTGCCAAGCGTTATGGTGTGATGCTGGTGGTCTCGGACGCCAACTGGGCCATGGCGATGCAAGCGTTCAGTCGTGGAAAGCCGGGACTGGGGCTTTTATTCGGCGGTGGCATCGCGCTCTGGGTCGCCTGGATCCTGGGCAGTTGGCTGGGGCTGCACTTTGGCAGCGCCATTGAAGACCCCGTCAGTTTCGGGCTCGACATGGTGATGGGCTGTTTCTTGTTGGCGATGGTCGTGGGCGGCAAGAAGAACCTGCGCATGCTCATCATCTGGACGGTGGCGGCCTGTTCATCGCTGTTGGCCTACTGGTATCTGCCGGCTAACAGTCATGTCGTGGTGGGGGCTTTGGCGGGGGGGATCCTGGGCGCGTTGTGGATGGAGAAAAAACAATGA
- a CDS encoding LysE family translocator, giving the protein MTDLAVLLPFLIFAVVMTGTPGPNNAMVLVCGARSGVLRSIPLVSGIALGVGLQFAVLGLGLGVLFDAVPGFHIALAILGTGYILWLAWKIATSGPLELHQETRPPMGLIGGAAFQWINPKAWTLSISAAATYIPVENHLLNLTIAAALLTTVTIPCVGVWAIAGVALRRVLTRPNLALIFNMGMSITLILATVPAVFRFATQQY; this is encoded by the coding sequence ATGACGGATCTTGCAGTCCTACTACCGTTTTTGATATTCGCTGTTGTTATGACGGGCACCCCGGGCCCGAACAATGCCATGGTGCTCGTGTGTGGCGCGCGCTCAGGAGTTTTACGTTCAATTCCCCTTGTCAGTGGGATTGCCTTGGGAGTCGGCTTGCAATTCGCAGTATTGGGGCTGGGCCTGGGAGTTCTTTTCGACGCGGTTCCAGGTTTTCATATAGCACTGGCAATCCTCGGAACAGGCTATATTCTTTGGCTCGCATGGAAGATTGCAACCAGTGGCCCGCTGGAGCTGCATCAGGAGACTCGACCGCCAATGGGGCTTATCGGAGGGGCCGCGTTTCAGTGGATAAACCCTAAGGCATGGACTCTTTCAATTAGCGCGGCCGCCACCTATATTCCAGTCGAGAACCATCTCCTGAATTTAACGATAGCGGCCGCTCTGTTAACCACCGTGACAATTCCTTGTGTTGGCGTATGGGCAATAGCAGGCGTTGCACTACGGCGAGTATTAACGCGTCCGAACCTCGCGTTAATATTCAATATGGGCATGTCCATTACTCTAATTCTGGCAACCGTGCCTGCTGTATTTCGGTTCGCGACACAGCAATACTAG
- a CDS encoding Lrp/AsnC family transcriptional regulator, with translation MTGFDRIDRRILQELATDARQTNVKLAERVGLSASACLRRVQELERSGVITGYRAVIDRSRLGAGFVVYVAVGLSNHTKDCLEAFERAVSRCPDVVEFHTITGAIEYLLRVEVEDIRSYKTFHTDVLGTLPHVSSITSYIVMDSPKNERP, from the coding sequence ATGACCGGTTTTGACAGAATAGATCGAAGAATATTGCAGGAGCTTGCAACTGACGCCCGTCAGACGAATGTGAAGCTGGCCGAGCGAGTCGGCCTTTCGGCGTCCGCATGCCTAAGGCGGGTGCAAGAGCTTGAGCGATCCGGGGTCATTACTGGATATCGCGCGGTGATTGATCGATCCCGCCTGGGAGCGGGCTTTGTGGTTTACGTAGCCGTTGGACTTTCGAACCACACGAAAGATTGCCTGGAGGCTTTCGAGCGCGCAGTCAGCCGATGTCCAGACGTCGTGGAGTTCCACACGATAACTGGGGCAATTGAGTATCTACTGCGGGTTGAAGTTGAGGATATAAGGTCCTATAAAACTTTCCACACCGACGTCCTCGGTACCTTGCCGCACGTTTCTTCGATCACCAGCTACATCGTTATGGACTCGCCAAAAAATGAGCGTCCTTGA
- a CDS encoding PACE efflux transporter codes for MQGTNRRILQAVLYETGGVLFVAPALALTYDQGMGYSTLLSLVISAVALAWNMLFNGLFEWWERHQRSRHRNWIRRLFHSLGFEGGLTLILTPVIGAWLGISLWMALMTNLGLFVFFFFYSLVFQWGFDRVFDVPLSAQSAQGPVSNGP; via the coding sequence ATGCAAGGTACGAACCGCAGAATCCTCCAGGCCGTTCTCTACGAAACCGGCGGCGTGCTGTTCGTGGCACCGGCGTTGGCGCTGACCTACGACCAGGGCATGGGCTATTCAACCCTGCTGTCGCTGGTGATTTCTGCTGTCGCGCTGGCCTGGAACATGCTTTTCAATGGCTTGTTCGAGTGGTGGGAGCGTCACCAGCGCAGCCGTCATCGCAATTGGATTCGACGACTGTTCCATTCCCTGGGTTTTGAAGGTGGTTTGACGCTGATCCTTACCCCGGTGATTGGGGCGTGGCTAGGCATCAGCCTGTGGATGGCACTGATGACTAACCTGGGCCTGTTTGTGTTTTTCTTTTTTTACTCGCTGGTTTTTCAATGGGGGTTTGATCGAGTGTTTGATGTTCCGCTTTCAGCACAGTCCGCTCAGGGTCCTGTATCCAACGGACCCTGA
- a CDS encoding LysR substrate-binding domain-containing protein, giving the protein MFAKLPLTALRGFESAARLGSFKAAAQELNVSPAAISHQVKSLEAFLGVRLFERTSQSVRLSADGERLQPFMHRALLDIQHGLQVLSPPCAAQSLVVSTTPAFASLWLIPRLGDFHRLHPEIDVRLHSSNEVVDLRRDASIDLAIRALFTPDPQLFEQPLLDEYFGVYCRPGWQPPATGSPVELIDVPWLSSAKAEVDWPAWCAKAEALGWLENARFRRYDEEQHALQAAIAGHGLALASNVLVAEAVARGELVDYRPEVHLAGARYTVVCVPGRERQVAVRGFSEWLLGQSNG; this is encoded by the coding sequence ATGTTCGCCAAACTGCCCCTCACCGCCTTGCGCGGCTTCGAGTCCGCCGCACGGCTGGGCAGCTTCAAGGCGGCGGCCCAGGAACTGAATGTCAGCCCGGCAGCGATCTCCCATCAGGTCAAAAGCCTTGAAGCCTTCCTTGGTGTGCGACTGTTCGAACGCACCAGCCAAAGCGTGCGCCTGAGCGCCGATGGCGAACGCCTTCAGCCGTTCATGCACCGTGCCCTGCTTGATATCCAACATGGCCTGCAGGTTCTGTCGCCGCCTTGTGCTGCACAGTCCTTGGTGGTGAGCACGACGCCGGCATTCGCCAGCCTGTGGCTGATACCGCGGCTTGGGGATTTTCATCGGTTGCACCCGGAGATCGACGTCAGGCTGCACAGCAGCAACGAAGTGGTGGACCTGCGGCGTGATGCAAGCATCGACCTGGCCATCCGCGCCCTGTTCACGCCTGACCCACAACTGTTCGAGCAGCCTTTGCTGGACGAGTATTTTGGCGTCTATTGCCGCCCCGGCTGGCAGCCGCCCGCTACGGGCTCGCCCGTCGAACTGATCGACGTGCCGTGGCTGAGTAGCGCAAAGGCGGAGGTCGACTGGCCTGCGTGGTGCGCCAAGGCCGAGGCCCTGGGCTGGCTGGAGAACGCGCGTTTTCGGCGTTATGACGAGGAACAGCATGCACTGCAGGCGGCGATCGCCGGGCATGGGCTGGCGCTCGCCAGCAATGTGCTGGTTGCTGAGGCTGTTGCGCGTGGGGAGCTGGTTGATTACCGCCCTGAAGTTCACCTGGCGGGGGCGCGGTATACCGTAGTGTGTGTGCCGGGGCGGGAGCGGCAGGTGGCGGTGCGGGGGTTTAGTGAGTGGTTGCTGGGTCAGAGTAACGGCTGA
- a CDS encoding type II toxin-antitoxin system HicB family antitoxin: protein MNSMTYKGYTARVEFDERDDIFVGRVLGVRDIISFHAESVTELRTEFASAIEDYLADCVEQGVSPEKPASGKVMLRIRPEVHAAATIAAQAAGKSLNQWADEVFERAAHA, encoded by the coding sequence ATGAACAGCATGACCTATAAGGGCTATACAGCCCGAGTTGAGTTTGATGAGCGTGACGACATCTTCGTCGGTCGAGTTCTGGGAGTACGTGACATCATCAGCTTTCACGCCGAGTCAGTAACAGAACTGCGCACCGAATTTGCTAGTGCTATCGAGGATTATTTGGCGGACTGTGTCGAACAAGGAGTCAGCCCTGAGAAGCCAGCCTCTGGAAAGGTGATGCTGCGCATTCGTCCTGAAGTGCATGCTGCCGCTACCATTGCAGCCCAAGCTGCCGGCAAGAGCCTGAACCAATGGGCCGACGAGGTGTTTGAGCGCGCTGCACACGCCTAA